The DNA window TGTAGAGGTAGATTTAGACTATGACGCTATCTCATCAAAGGATTATGATGGAATCATTGTGCCAGGAGGATGGGCTCCAGATAAATTGAGGAGATATGCTGGGATATTAGATTTAGTTAAAGCTTTTGCAGACGAAGGAAAGCTATTAGCCACAATTTGTCATGGGGGCTGGGTGTTCATATCGGCTAAGGTTGTTGATGGATACAAAATGACCTGTGTAAATGCAATAATTGATGACATAGAAAATGCCGGAGCTACTTATATAGATGATGAAGTAGTAGTAGATAGAAACATGATAACATCTAGAACTCCTAAGGATTTGCCAAGCTTCATGAAGGCTATCATCAACTTTCTTCAGCAGTAGGAGGTATTCAGATGATTGGAATAGTCATAGTATCTCATAGCAATAAAATATCTACTGGAATAGTGGAGCTGTGTAAGGAAATGGTAAGGGATGATATTAAGATAATATCTGCTGGTGGAACGAGAGACGGGAAATTAGGTACAGATGCAACTCTAATTATGGAAGCAATTGAAGAAGCCAATAGTGGTGATGGAGTAGCTATATTGGTTGATATTGGTAGCTCCATAATGAGTTCAGAAATAGCTGTAGAGATGCTGCCAGAAGATATGAGGAAAAATACTATTATTCTTAATGCGCCTATAGTTGAAGGCAGCTTAGCAGCTGCTATACAGGCATGTATTTCAAATGATTTGGAGGATATAAAAAGGGCTGGAATGGAAGCAAAATATATGGATAAGGTTGAAAGTTAATTATCACTAAAATGTTTGAACAATCTAGATACATAAAGGGGTGTGTTAAATGGGAGATGGATTTTTTAGAAATATCATTAATAATCCAATAATCGCAGCTATAAATGACATGAATAAAGCAGAGGCTGCTATTAACTCACCTTGTAAGATAATCTTTTTATTAGCTGGAGACATATTTAACATAAAAAGCATTGTAGGCAGAGTAAAGGAAAACAACAAGCTTATTTATGTTCACATAGATTTAATGGAAGGCTTTTCAAAAGATGTTACAGCTTTAAGGTTTATTAATGAACATATATGTCCAGACGGAATAATTACAACTAGAGGGAATCTAATAAAGGCTGCAAAGGAAATGAGTATTTTTACAATACAAAGACTATTTGTTTTAGATTCATTGTCCTTGGATACTGGAATAAAATCCATAAAAAGTACTAGGCCGGATGCAGTAGAAATATTGCCTGGAATTATGCCAAGAGTAGCTAAGTCAATACATAGTGAGACTAGAATTCCAGTAATAACTGGAGGATTAATAAGTGAAAAAGACGATGTAATCCAAAACTTAAGATCGGGTGCAATTGGCATATCTACTAGTAAGGAAGATATCTGGTATATGTAGTAGTGTACAGTCTAGGTGTGTCCTAGTTGTATAAAACAAAAAATAAGGGGGTGTAATGATGAAGCATTTAGGTACAGTTATCGGAACTGCCATAGCAGGTATTTTTGTTATGAGCGTTTGGGGAGCATTTGCTAGTGCATATGGAATCGCTGGTGGATGGTTTGCAGGACTTTTAATCATCGGCACAATGTGGTTTTTAAACCACGCATTAGGTCTAATTAATAATGATGGCGCATTTGTAGACATGGCAGTGGGTATAGGAATGGCGGGTACAATGAGAGACGTATTCATGAACGGAGGACAGGTATTTGTAGATGCATTGCCAACTTTAGTAGTGGTACTTGTAGGTGGTATAGTAGGTGGTTTTGCAGCATCTAAGTTTGAAAAGTATTTAGCTTCAAAATAATAGTCAGAGCTTTAAAAGCGAGTAAATTGAAAATAATAAAAATATATTAAAAAGGGGGGCTAAGGATGACAGTTCAATATGCAATAGCAACATTTGCAGGAGCATTTATATTTCCATTTTTAATTAGAATGATATGGGGAAAGATGTGTGAAAACTGGGGCAATATAGGTGGATGGATGGCAGCTGCCTTTATAGTTGGTCTTTGCTGGACATTGAATCACGGCGTTAGCATGATACATCAAACCGGTGCATGGATAGATATGGCTTGGGCAGCAGGAATCGGATTATTTACAGCTTCAGTAGCTAGTGGAGATAAGTTCGGAAAGGGCGCTGTTAACTATATAGTAGCATTAATTGGTGGCACCTTAGGAGGATTTATATTATCTTGTTTCCTATAAAAGCACACTTGAATATTTGACGTATAAGAACTAAACTGAAATAAGGAGGGTACGATATGGAAAAGAAATATGTTTTAGCCTTTGACCAAGGAACTACAAGCTCGAGAGCAGTACTGTTTGATAATGATGGAAAGATAATAGGTGTTGCTCAAAAAGAATTTACACAGATATATCCTAAGGCTGGGTGGGTAGAGCATGATCCTATGGAAATATGGGGAACTCAGAGCGGAGTAGCAAGAGAAGTTCTAGAAACAGCAGGAGTTAGACCTGAGGAAGTTGCTGCCATAGGTATCACAAATCAAAGAGAAACCACAGTTGTTTGGGATAAAAATACTGGAAAACCAGTATACAATGCAATAGTTTGGCAATGTAGAAGAACTGCTTCCATATGTGATAGTCTGAAAGCAAGAGGACTCGAAGAATATATCAGAGAAAATACAGGACTTGTTGTAGATGCATATTTTTCTGGCACAAAAGTAAAATGGATATTAGATAATGTAGAAGGTGCTAAAGAAAAAGCAGAAAATGGAGAACTGTTATTTGGAAATATTGACACTTGGCTCATTTGGAATCTTACAAGAGGAAGGGTTCATGTAACTGATTATTCAAACGCTTCTAGAACCATGCTTTATAATATTAGAGAGCTTAAATGGGATGAGAAAATATTAGAAGAACTAAATATTCCTAAATCCATGCTTCCAGAAGCTAGACCATCTAGTGAAATCTATGGCTATACAGATGAAGCAACCTTTGGCGGCGCTATGATTCCAATAGCAGGCATAGCAGGAGACCAACAGGCTGCATTGTTCGGTCAGGCTTGCTTCGAGCCTGGTATGGCTAAGAATACCTATGGCACTGGATGCTTCATGCTGATGAATACAGGAGAAGAAATGGTTCCATCTAAGAATGGTCTTCTTACTACAATAGCATGGGGAGTAGATGGAAAAGTTGAATATGCTCTAGAAGGAAGTATATTCATAGCTGGTGCAGTAGTACAATGGCTAAGAGATGAATTGAAACTAATAGATAGTGCAAAGGATAGCGAGTACTTTGCAACAAGAGTAGAAGACAATAATGGAGTCTACTTAGTGCCGGCATTTGTTGGATTAGGAGCACCATATTGGGATATGTATGCAAGAGGAACTATAGTAGGCTTAACTAGGGGAGCAAACAGAAACCATATTATAAGAGCGGCTTTGGAGTCCATATGCTATCAAACTAGAGATGTTCTAGAGGCTATGCAAGAAGATTCAGGCATAGATCTTCAAGCTCTTAAGGTAGATGGCGGAGCAGTAGCTAACAACTTCTTAATGCAATTCCAATCAGATATTCTAGGCGTACCTGTTCATAGACCAGAGGTTATAGAAACAACAGCACTAGGAGCTGCATATCTAGCAGGTTTAGCAGTTGAATTCTGGGAGAGCAAGGAAGAAATAGCTAAGAAATGGAATGTCGATAGAGTATTTGAACATGATATGGAAGAAGATAAGAAGGACGCTTTATATGACGGCTGGAAGAAAGCTGTAGGTAAGGCACTTAAGTGGGAAGAAGCATAGGGGAATCCAGACAATTTAAGGATAAAAAACATAAGACGGTGAGACTAGAGTAAGAGAGCCGCACAATCTATACCTATGATAAGATAGGGTGGATTTGTGCGGCTTTTTTTACTACGTCAAGGTATTAGATTAGATGTCATCCTGAGCGCAAGCGAAGGGTCTCTCTTTAGGACTTTTTAATACGGAGCTTTTATATATTGTTAAAGTAAAAAGGGGTGAATCAAAAGATGTATGACATTGCAATAATAGGGGCTGGTGTAATAGGAGCATTTATTGCAAGGGAGCTTGCACGATATGAGCTAAATATAGTGTTGATAGATAAAGAAAATGATGTATCTAATGGAGCTTCTAAGGCAAACAGCGCAATAATACATGCTGGATACGATGCTAAGCTAGGAACAAATATGGCGAAATTCAATTCACTGGGTAATCCTATGTTTGATAAAGTATGTGAAGAGCTGGATGTTGAGTTCAAGAGAACAGGCTCATTTGTTGTAGGATTTGATGATGCTGATATGGAAACAATAAAAGAGCTGTATCAACGAGGTTTGGATAATGAAATTGAAGGACTAGAGATAATTGATGGAGATAAAGTAAGAGAAATGGAGCCTAATTTAAACGATACAATAAAAGGAGCCCTATATGCACCTACCTGTGGGATTATCAGTCCATGGGAGTTGACTATAGCCTTGGCTGAAAATGCAGCAGATAATGGGGTAGAGATCTTACTAAATAATGAGGTTGTAGATATAAAAAAAATAGAATTAGGATATAAGATAATTACAAATAAAAGAGAGATAGATTCTAAATATGTAATAAACTGTGCAGGTGTCTATGCAGATAAAGTAAATGATATGGTATCTAAAGACTCATTTATAATAACTCCTAGGAAAGGACAATATTTTGTACTAGATAAAAGTGTAGGTGACTTTGTAAATACAGTAGTATTTCAATGCCCTTCAAAGGTTGGGAAGGGTATACTGATAGCACCAACTATTCATGGCAATTTACTATTAGGACCTGATGCAGAAGATATAGAGGATAAAGACGATGTTTCGACTGCTTCGGAAAATCTAGAGTATATAAAGGAAATTGCTAAAAATTCATCATCTAGTGTTCCTGTAAGTAAAGTAATAACTACGTATTCAGGTCTAAGATCAGAGGTCAGCACTGGAGACTTTATTATTGGAGAAGCAAAGGATGCAAAAGGATTTATAAATGTTGCAGGTATTAAATCTCCAGGTCTATCATCATCACCAGCTATAGCAGAATATGTAGTTGACATAATGAAAGGTATAACAGGGGAGCTCAAGGAAAAAAGTGACTTCAATCCAAGGAGAAGAAGAGTTATTAGATTTAATAATCTAGGTGATGAAGAGAAAGCTGAGCTAATAAAGAAAGATCCTAGTTTTGGGAGGATAATATGCAGATGTGAAAGTGTTACTGAAGGTGAAATAGTGGACATTATTAGAAGAAATGCAGGAGCAACTACAGTAGATGGAGTTAAGAGAAGAGCAAGACCAGGAACAGGAAGATGTCAGGGAGGATTTTGTGGGCCAAGAATAGTTGAGATATTAGCTAGGGAGCTTAATAAAGACATGGATGAAATAGTGAAAGATAGAGAAGGCTCATATATATTGATTGGCAATACAAATAAAGGGAAAAAATAAGGGGGTGATGGAGTGATAGAGTACGATATTGTAGTTATTGGAGGAGGTCCAGCAGGCTTAGCAGCAGCGGTAGAGGCTAAGAAAAGTGGAGTAGATAGTATTCTAGTAATAGAAAGAGACAGAGAACTTGGAGGCATACTACAGCAATGTATTCACAATGGATTTGGTCTTCATGTATTTAAAGAAGAGTTGACTGGACCTGAATATGCTGAAAGGTTTGTAGATAAAATAAGAGAGCTTAACATTGAATATAAGCTTGATACAATGGTTCTAAATATTACAGAGGACAAGATAGTAAGTGCAATGAATTCAAAGGATGGATTAATTAATATAAAAGCAAGGGCTGTAATACTTTCTATGGGCTGTAGAGAGCGAACTAGAGGAGCTATAAATATTCCTGGCACAAGGCCCTCAGGCATATTTACAGCAGGAACTGCTCAACGATATATTAATATGGAAGGCTACATGGTAGGCAAGAAAATATTTATACTAGGTTCAGGAGATATCGGACTTATAATGGCTAGAAGGCTTACATTAGAAGGAGCAGAGGTTATAGGAGTAGCAGAGCTTATGCCTTATTCAGGAGGACTTACGAGAAATATCATTCAATGTCTTCACGATTATAATATTCCTTTATTTTTGAGCCATACTATAACGAGGATAGATGGAAGAGATAGAATTGAGGGAATAGTATTATCAGAGGTAGACGAAAATAAAAGACCTATAATAGGAACAGAAAAATACTTTGAATGTGATACATTACTATTGTCAGTAGGCTTGATACCTGAAAATGAGCTTTCAAAAAGTGCTAACTTAAAGCTTGACAATATAACTGGTGGTCCTATAGTAAATGAGTCTATGGAAACCACTGTAGAAGGAATCTTCGCCTGTGGCAATGTAGTCCATGTTCATGATCTAGTGGATTATGTCAGTGAGGAAGGAAGTAGAGCAGGAAAGAATGCAGCAAAATATGTCCTAGAGGGATTGGGTAGAGTAGAAAGGATTATTAATA is part of the Proteiniborus sp. MB09-C3 genome and encodes:
- a CDS encoding FAD-dependent oxidoreductase, whose product is MEYDIVVIGGGPAGLAAAVEAKKSGVDSILVIERDRELGGILQQCIHNGFGLHVFKEELTGPEYAERFVDKIRELNIEYKLDTMVLNITEDKIVSAMNSKDGLINIKARAVILSMGCRERTRGAINIPGTRPSGIFTAGTAQRYINMEGYMVGKKIFILGSGDIGLIMARRLTLEGAEVIGVAELMPYSGGLTRNIIQCLHDYNIPLFLSHTITRIDGRDRIEGIVLSEVDENKRPIIGTEKYFECDTLLLSVGLIPENELSKSANLKLDNITGGPIVNESMETTVEGIFACGNVVHVHDLVDYVSEEGSRAGKNAAKYVLEGLGRVERIINTKLGKGIRYIVPQVIRLENIDNSITLFMRSDDVYSDVIMNIKLDEEVIKRIKKRTLTPGEMERVNIDMSLLKDNIAETLVVELDRGEE
- the dhaM gene encoding dihydroxyacetone kinase phosphoryl donor subunit DhaM, producing the protein MIGIVIVSHSNKISTGIVELCKEMVRDDIKIISAGGTRDGKLGTDATLIMEAIEEANSGDGVAILVDIGSSIMSSEIAVEMLPEDMRKNTIILNAPIVEGSLAAAIQACISNDLEDIKRAGMEAKYMDKVES
- a CDS encoding NAD(P)/FAD-dependent oxidoreductase, whose protein sequence is MYDIAIIGAGVIGAFIARELARYELNIVLIDKENDVSNGASKANSAIIHAGYDAKLGTNMAKFNSLGNPMFDKVCEELDVEFKRTGSFVVGFDDADMETIKELYQRGLDNEIEGLEIIDGDKVREMEPNLNDTIKGALYAPTCGIISPWELTIALAENAADNGVEILLNNEVVDIKKIELGYKIITNKREIDSKYVINCAGVYADKVNDMVSKDSFIITPRKGQYFVLDKSVGDFVNTVVFQCPSKVGKGILIAPTIHGNLLLGPDAEDIEDKDDVSTASENLEYIKEIAKNSSSSVPVSKVITTYSGLRSEVSTGDFIIGEAKDAKGFINVAGIKSPGLSSSPAIAEYVVDIMKGITGELKEKSDFNPRRRRVIRFNNLGDEEKAELIKKDPSFGRIICRCESVTEGEIVDIIRRNAGATTVDGVKRRARPGTGRCQGGFCGPRIVEILARELNKDMDEIVKDREGSYILIGNTNKGKK
- a CDS encoding type 1 glutamine amidotransferase domain-containing protein, whose amino-acid sequence is MKDENKKIVVLAEDGYEDLELWYPAIRLKEEGYHVDIVGSGSKKKYIGKYGTSVEVDLDYDAISSKDYDGIIVPGGWAPDKLRRYAGILDLVKAFADEGKLLATICHGGWVFISAKVVDGYKMTCVNAIIDDIENAGATYIDDEVVVDRNMITSRTPKDLPSFMKAIINFLQQ
- a CDS encoding glycerol-3-phosphate responsive antiterminator, whose protein sequence is MGDGFFRNIINNPIIAAINDMNKAEAAINSPCKIIFLLAGDIFNIKSIVGRVKENNKLIYVHIDLMEGFSKDVTALRFINEHICPDGIITTRGNLIKAAKEMSIFTIQRLFVLDSLSLDTGIKSIKSTRPDAVEILPGIMPRVAKSIHSETRIPVITGGLISEKDDVIQNLRSGAIGISTSKEDIWYM
- the glpK gene encoding glycerol kinase GlpK; translation: MEKKYVLAFDQGTTSSRAVLFDNDGKIIGVAQKEFTQIYPKAGWVEHDPMEIWGTQSGVAREVLETAGVRPEEVAAIGITNQRETTVVWDKNTGKPVYNAIVWQCRRTASICDSLKARGLEEYIRENTGLVVDAYFSGTKVKWILDNVEGAKEKAENGELLFGNIDTWLIWNLTRGRVHVTDYSNASRTMLYNIRELKWDEKILEELNIPKSMLPEARPSSEIYGYTDEATFGGAMIPIAGIAGDQQAALFGQACFEPGMAKNTYGTGCFMLMNTGEEMVPSKNGLLTTIAWGVDGKVEYALEGSIFIAGAVVQWLRDELKLIDSAKDSEYFATRVEDNNGVYLVPAFVGLGAPYWDMYARGTIVGLTRGANRNHIIRAALESICYQTRDVLEAMQEDSGIDLQALKVDGGAVANNFLMQFQSDILGVPVHRPEVIETTALGAAYLAGLAVEFWESKEEIAKKWNVDRVFEHDMEEDKKDALYDGWKKAVGKALKWEEA